The Lachnospiraceae bacterium KM106-2 nucleotide sequence AAGTGTGTGCTTTTTTTAATTTTCTTTGTTTTGTTTTGTTAGCGGGGAGTTTGTTTTTGGGGCATTTGAACAAGCCGAGTGATGAGGTGATTTGGAATCGTCGTAATGTGGTGGTGAGGGAGATTTTGGATGGTAAGCTAGTTGCCGATGATAATGGGGTGATCAATCTGCCGGATGGGGAGAGGTATCGTGACATTTCGGACAGCGATCGTGTTGTTCTTTTAGTAGATGGTAATCGTAGGGGGATTTATTTTTATATTGATCAGGGATTATTGGAGTCTTCGACGGGGTATTTGTATTTAACTGATCGGGTTAGTAAGGGGAAGTGTGATGATAGTTATCGTCTTGTGAATTTTAAGCATCTGAGGGGGAGGTGGTATCAGTGTGCTACGGACTGATAGGTAGGGCGTTTGGAATATTTTTTGAATCTTTGTAAAATATATGGTATGATAAAAAAATGTAGATTTACATAGAAAAGGAGATAGGTGGTACTTTCGGGTATCGGGTTGATTATGAGAAAATTAATTGAGTTGAATTTGGATCAGGATAAGCAATTGAATTTATTGGGGAAAGCGTTATCGGTTAAGACGCGTCTTGATATTTTGCGTATTTTGATGAAGGAACCGATGAATATTAATGAGATTGGTTCGGCGCTTCATATACCGGCTTCTTCTTGTGCGGCACATGTGAAGGTGCTAGAGGAGGCTGGGTTGATTAAGACTTCTTTACAGCCAGGGATTCGTGGTTCTATGAAATTATGTGAGGTCGTGATCGATAATATTAATATTGATTTCCAGACAGATGGCAGAGTGAACGAGAATGTTGAGGTCATCAATATGCCGATTGGGAATTATGTGGATTATAAGGTGGCACCTACTTGTGGGTTGGTTAGTGAGAAGGGACCGATCGATGAGGAGGATGAGCCTCGTTGTTTCTATAATCCTAGTCGTACGGATGCAAAGATGTTATGGGTGGGACGAGGTTATGTGGAATATCGTTTTCCTAATAACTGCATCTTGAATAAAAAGGTGAGCAAGCTGGAACTCTCTTGTGAGATTTGTAGTGAGGATCATGAGTATAATTTGGATTGTCCTTCAGATCTTACGGTTTGGGTAAATGGAAATGAGGTTGGTACGTTTACTTGTCCGAGTGATTTTGGTGGCAGACGTGGTAAGTTAAATCCTGACTGGTGGCCGGATAAGAATACACAGTATGGACTTTTAAAGACTTGGAGTATTGATTGTAATGGCAGCTATATTGATGGAGTGGAAACGAAGAAGAGTGCGATCCATTCTTACAAATTAAATGAGAATGACTATATATCCGTTCGTATCGGTATGAAGGATGATGCGGTTAATATGGGTGGTATGAATCTGTTTGGTGACTGTTTCGGTGATTATGCACAGAATATTGTTATGAAATTGTACTTTTCATAACAAAAATTATGTTTACAAATCGAATTCATGGAGTTATAATAAATTAAAAGAACAGAATAATTGTTTTAATACAAAAAAGCTGTAATAAACAAAATTGATGGACATGAAGGAGATAGGTATGAAAGAACAATTACAAAAACGATTCAGCGATGTATTTGGGGATACATCAAAAACAGAAGTATATTTCGCACCAGGACGAGTTAATTTAATTGGTGAACATACTGATTATAATGGTGGACATGTTTTCCCATGTGCATTAACGATTGGTACTTATGCAGTAGCAAAGAAAAATGAGGATCGTAAACTTCGCTTTTATTCTACTAACTTTGAAGATCTTGGCGTGATCGAATCTTCTATCGATGATCTTGTTTACAAGAAAGAGCAAGATTGGACAAATTATCCACTTGGTGTTATGTGGGCGATGAAAGAAAAAGGATTTGAGATGACCCATGGACTTGATATACTATATTGTGGTACAATTCCTAATAAGTCAGGTTTATCATCATCAGCATCAATCGAAGTATTAACTGCATTTATTTTAAAAGAAGAATTTGGTTTTGATTTAAATATGGTAGATGTTTCATTAATCTGTCAGTTTGCTGAAAATAAATTTAACGGTGTTAACTGTGGTATCATGGATCAGTTTGCAATTGCTATGGGTAAAAAGGATTCTGCAATTTTCCTTGATACAGCTACATTAAAATACGAATATGCACCAGTAGTATTAGATGGTGTGAAGATCGTAATTGCAAATACGAATAAATCAAGAGGCCTTGGTGATTCTAAGTACAACGAACGTCGTGCAGAATGCGAACAAGCATTAGAAGAATTAAAGACAGTTGTAGATATCAAAGAACTTGGTGAATTATCGGAAGAGCAATTCGAAGAACATAAAGCAGCAATTAAATCTGATATTAGAAGAAAAAGAGCAAAACATGCAGTTTATGAAAATCAAAGAACAATTAAAGCAGTAGAAGCTTTAAAAAATAATGATTTAGCACTCTTTGGAAAACTTATGATCGCTTCTCATGATTCTTTAAGAGATGATTATGAAGTGACAGGAAAAGAATTAGATACTTTAGTTGCAACTGCATTACAACAAGATGGTGTAATTGGTTCGCGTATGACAGGTGCTGGATTTGGCGGATGTGCTGTCAGCCTTGTAAAGGAAGAAGCTGTCGATGCTTTTGTTGAAAATGTAGGCAAAGTATATAAAAAAGAAATAGGTTATGCAGCAGATTTTTATGTAGTTGAAATTGGTGACGGCCCAAGACATATCAAATAAAGTTATAGAAAAGGAGATAGATAGTATGACAATTTTAGTATTAGGTGGAGCTGGATATATCGGTTCTCATACAGTTTATGAATTAATTGATGCAGGAGAAGATGTTGTAATCGTTGATAATCTTCAAACAGGACATAGAGAAGCTATTCATCCAAAGGCTAGATTCTATGAAGGAGATATCCGCGATCGTGCATTCTTAGATTCCGTTTTTGAAAAAGAAAAAATTGATGCAGTCATTCATTTCGCAGCAAACTCATTAGTAGGTGAGAGTATGGTAGATCCTCTTAAATACTATGATAACAATTTATGCGGAACTAAGATTTTACTTGATTCTATGGTTGCTCATGGTATCGACAAGATCGTATTCTCTTCAACAGCTGCAACTTACGGAGAACCAGAAAGTATTCCAATTCTTGAAACAGACCGTACAGAACCAACGAATACTTACGGAGAAACTAAGTTATCTATGGAAAAAATGTTCAAATGGGTAGGAAAAGCTCATGGCATCCGTTTCGTATCTTTACGTTACTTCAATGCTTGTGGTGCTCATGTATCTGGAACAATTGGTGAAGATCATAATCCAGAATCTCACTTAATTCCATTGATCCTTCAGGTTCCAAATAACAAACGTGAAGCAATCAGCATCTTCGGTGAAGATTATGATACAAAAGACGGTACTTGTGTAAGAGATTACATCCATGTAACAGACTTAGCACAAGCACATATTAAAGCAGTACATTACTTAGCAGAAGGTAACGAAAGCAATATCTTCAACCTTGGTAATGGTGTAGGATTCACAGTAAAAGAAGTAATTGAAACTGCAAGAAAAGTAACAGGACATCCAATCCCAGCAATCGTTTCTGAAAGACGTGCTGGAGATCCTGCTAAGTTAATCGCATCTTCTGATAAAGCAAGAACAATTCTTGGATGGAATCCAGAACATGCTGATCTTGAAGAAATCATTAGCACTGCTTGGAAATGGCATAGTACTCATCCAAATGGTTATTCAAAATAATTGAATTTAAGAGCTGGTACAATTTGTACCGGCTCTTTTTTTGTTGCCCACAAAGTTGTGCCACCTTGAGGAGATAAAGTTGAGAGCTAGGTAAGGACATCTAATAATTTACTTAGACTTTACCTAATTTTACTTAAACAAGATAGATGGATAGAATATTTGCTTGTTATACTTAAAATGAAAAAACAAATGATAATAAGCTAAAGGAGTAGGAAAATGAATCAAAAATGGAAGGTACGTTTTGCAGTAGGAGCAGTGGCTCTTGCGATGATACCCAGTAATACAATCTTATCTTATGCGAAAGCAGCTCCAGACGGGAAGACAGTAGCACAAGATACGAAAGCTGGTAAAACAGAGGGTGCATGGGATAAATGGGTAGAACAATGGGATTCGATCAAGAATGATTGGACACAGTTATCCATAAATCCAGGTAAAGATGAAAGTGAAATAAACTTTGCATGGTACTCAAAACAGAACGTAAGTCAGCATTTAAAAATAAGTACATCTTCTGATATGAAAGATGCAAACCTCTACGAGGCGAAAAAGGAAGAGGCGACCCAATCAGAAAGTGGAGAGCAATATTATTCGAATCAAGTTACGGTAACAGAATTAGCCGCAAATACTACCTATTATTATCAATACGAGGTGGATGGAAGTTACTCACAGGTAGCGGAGTATAAGACAAAATCTGCAGATCAGTTTAAATTTATCTTTGTCGGAGATCCACAGATTGGTTCTTCTAATGAAAAGAAATCTTCGAGTAAAGATAACAGTACACCTGAAAAGTTAGCTGAATTTCTTCAAGCACAAGATGAAGCGGTACGTAATGACTCGTTTAACTGGAATGATACCTTGAATAAGGCATTTCAAAAGACGGATCAGAATGCAAGTTTTATCTTGTCAGCAGGAGATCAGATTCAATTAACGAAGAAAAAATCACCAAAGGGGAAAGGTTTTGAGAGTGAGATCGAGTATACAGGATTTCTAAGTCCTAATGTGTTACGGTCATTACCATTTGCGCCTACCGTTGGTAATCACGATGCGGATAATGCAAATTATTCCTATCATTTTAATTTGCCAAATAGAAGTACATATGGAGTAAATACTTCAAACGACGATACGACAAAAGTCGGAGGAGATTACTATTTTACCTATGGATCGGTACTCTTCTTAATGTTAAATACACAAGATACAAATGTGGCAGAACATAAGAGATTTATCGAAGAAGCGGTCAGCGCAAATAAGGACTGTAAATGGAGAGTTGTGACATTACACCAAGATATCTATGGTTCAGCAGAACATTCCAATGAGCCAGAGATTACGAATTTGAGATATCAGTTAGTTCCAATTTTCGAAGAAAATAAGATCGATGTGGTATTAACCGGCCATGATCATGCATACTCAAGAACGAAAATGTTATTAGGAGGTCATAAGACTTATTCATCTTATACAGATGACGAATTCGATGAACAATTGGACAAAGATATGGATGCAGGGGAGAATCCAGAATCTTTATATGTTGCACCAGGTAATATTGACAGTAAAACAGCCGATGAGGGTGGATTGAAATATTTAGATTATTTAGCTCAGATCATGGATGAATATGCAGTTCAGAATAGTGATCAAACAGATGGATCTACGGTGGTAAATCCAAATGGAATTCTTTATATGACAGCAAGTTCTGCATCGGGTAGCAAGTATTATGATTTAGTACCTAGACAACAGAGCTATATTGCAAATCGCTGGCAGGAAGATGTACCAACTTATTCTGTGATTGATATTACCAACGATAGCTTTACAATTGATACTTATCGCACGGATACGGATGAAAAGATTGATACTACATTTACAATTCGAAAAGAGTCTGCGAGTGCAGGTGGCAATGAAGCTCCAACACCAGATACAACAACGCCATCACAAAATCCAACACAGACAACAACACCACAGACAACACCGCAGGCAACAACACCAAGCAGTACACAGACTACAGACAAAGATCAGCAGACAGTGTCTAGTCCAGCAGCGGCGACTCCAGCAGTAACGAAAGTAACAAAGACGAATATTACAAAGGCTAAGATAACAAAGATTTCGAATAAAGTTTATACAGGCAAAGCAATCAAGCCACATCTTACCGTTAAAATCGGAAGTAAGTTGTTAAAGTCAACAAAAGATTATACGGTGAAGTACAGTAATAATAAGATAACAGGTCTTGCTAAAGTAACGATCAAAGG carries:
- a CDS encoding transcriptional regulator, ArsR family; this translates as MVLSGIGLIMRKLIELNLDQDKQLNLLGKALSVKTRLDILRILMKEPMNINEIGSALHIPASSCAAHVKVLEEAGLIKTSLQPGIRGSMKLCEVVIDNINIDFQTDGRVNENVEVINMPIGNYVDYKVAPTCGLVSEKGPIDEEDEPRCFYNPSRTDAKMLWVGRGYVEYRFPNNCILNKKVSKLELSCEICSEDHEYNLDCPSDLTVWVNGNEVGTFTCPSDFGGRRGKLNPDWWPDKNTQYGLLKTWSIDCNGSYIDGVETKKSAIHSYKLNENDYISVRIGMKDDAVNMGGMNLFGDCFGDYAQNIVMKLYFS
- a CDS encoding galactokinase encodes the protein MKEQLQKRFSDVFGDTSKTEVYFAPGRVNLIGEHTDYNGGHVFPCALTIGTYAVAKKNEDRKLRFYSTNFEDLGVIESSIDDLVYKKEQDWTNYPLGVMWAMKEKGFEMTHGLDILYCGTIPNKSGLSSSASIEVLTAFILKEEFGFDLNMVDVSLICQFAENKFNGVNCGIMDQFAIAMGKKDSAIFLDTATLKYEYAPVVLDGVKIVIANTNKSRGLGDSKYNERRAECEQALEELKTVVDIKELGELSEEQFEEHKAAIKSDIRRKRAKHAVYENQRTIKAVEALKNNDLALFGKLMIASHDSLRDDYEVTGKELDTLVATALQQDGVIGSRMTGAGFGGCAVSLVKEEAVDAFVENVGKVYKKEIGYAADFYVVEIGDGPRHIK
- a CDS encoding UDP-glucose 4-epimerase, which produces MTILVLGGAGYIGSHTVYELIDAGEDVVIVDNLQTGHREAIHPKARFYEGDIRDRAFLDSVFEKEKIDAVIHFAANSLVGESMVDPLKYYDNNLCGTKILLDSMVAHGIDKIVFSSTAATYGEPESIPILETDRTEPTNTYGETKLSMEKMFKWVGKAHGIRFVSLRYFNACGAHVSGTIGEDHNPESHLIPLILQVPNNKREAISIFGEDYDTKDGTCVRDYIHVTDLAQAHIKAVHYLAEGNESNIFNLGNGVGFTVKEVIETARKVTGHPIPAIVSERRAGDPAKLIASSDKARTILGWNPEHADLEEIISTAWKWHSTHPNGYSK
- a CDS encoding N-acetylmuramoyl-L-alanine amidase; this encodes MNQKWKVRFAVGAVALAMIPSNTILSYAKAAPDGKTVAQDTKAGKTEGAWDKWVEQWDSIKNDWTQLSINPGKDESEINFAWYSKQNVSQHLKISTSSDMKDANLYEAKKEEATQSESGEQYYSNQVTVTELAANTTYYYQYEVDGSYSQVAEYKTKSADQFKFIFVGDPQIGSSNEKKSSSKDNSTPEKLAEFLQAQDEAVRNDSFNWNDTLNKAFQKTDQNASFILSAGDQIQLTKKKSPKGKGFESEIEYTGFLSPNVLRSLPFAPTVGNHDADNANYSYHFNLPNRSTYGVNTSNDDTTKVGGDYYFTYGSVLFLMLNTQDTNVAEHKRFIEEAVSANKDCKWRVVTLHQDIYGSAEHSNEPEITNLRYQLVPIFEENKIDVVLTGHDHAYSRTKMLLGGHKTYSSYTDDEFDEQLDKDMDAGENPESLYVAPGNIDSKTADEGGLKYLDYLAQIMDEYAVQNSDQTDGSTVVNPNGILYMTASSASGSKYYDLVPRQQSYIANRWQEDVPTYSVIDITNDSFTIDTYRTDTDEKIDTTFTIRKESASAGGNEAPTPDTTTPSQNPTQTTTPQTTPQATTPSSTQTTDKDQQTVSSPAAATPAVTKVTKTNITKAKITKISNKVYTGKAIKPHLTVKIGSKLLKSTKDYTVKYSNNKITGLAKVTIKGKGSYTGTKTITFKIIPKKAVIKSVRSKKKGTAAVMIKKDSSKVSGYQIAYAKNAKFKSAKVKMTTKTTNTLKSLSSKKGYYVRVRAYKKISGKNVFGKYSKVTKVKVK